Proteins co-encoded in one Medicago truncatula cultivar Jemalong A17 chromosome 8, MtrunA17r5.0-ANR, whole genome shotgun sequence genomic window:
- the LOC11419028 gene encoding 60S ribosomal protein L32-1, whose translation MAVPLLTKKIVKKRVKHFKRPQSDRKICVKENWRRPKGIDSRVRRKFKGCTLMPNIGYGSDKKTRHYLPNGFKKFVVCNVNDLELLMMHNRTYCAEIAHNVSTSKRKDIVERAAQLDVVLTNKTARLRSQEDE comes from the exons ATGGCTGTGCCTCTTCTAACCAAGAAGATCGTGAAGAAGAGGGTCAAACATTTCAAGAGACCCCAAAGTGATCGCAAGATCTGTGTAAAG GAAAACTGGCGCAGACCAAAGGGTATTGATTCACGTGTGAGGAGAAAGTTTAAGGGATGTACTTTGATGCCAAATATTGGGTATGGATCAGATAAGAAGACTAGGCATTATCTACCAAAtggttttaagaaatttgttgTTTGCAATGTTAATGATTTGGAGCTTTTAATGATGCACAATAGGACTTATTGTGCTGAGATTGCACACAATGTATCCACTAGTAAGAGAAAGGACATAGTTGAGAGAGCAGCACAACTCGATGTCGTCTTAACAAATAAAACAGCCAGGTTAAGAAGCCAGGAGGATGAATAG